In a single window of the Elaeis guineensis isolate ETL-2024a chromosome 4, EG11, whole genome shotgun sequence genome:
- the LOC114914114 gene encoding putative glycerol-3-phosphate transporter 4 has protein sequence MYAAGHLGDRLDLRLFLPAGMIGSGASVGLFGMGYFWHLHVFGFYVAMQMLACLLQATGWPPVVAVVGNWFGERKRGIIMGIWNAYTSVGNMGSSLLAASVLQYGWGWSFILPGALIALAGVLVFLFLAAYPEDLGFSSPRKKAQVARDEEEGRVHDGGSEGRRSAVGFVKACLIPGVIPFALCLFFAKLVAYTFLYWLPFSLASLVIVPIPPLFRFQHCYKVSLSIKAAILIEIPYAMICSVHGIDQSR, from the coding sequence ATGTACGCCGCCGGCCACCTCGGCGACCGCCTCGACCTCCGTCTCTTCCTCCCCGCCGGCATGATCGGCAGCGGCGCGTCGGTCGGCCTATTCGGCATGGGCTACTTCTGGCACCTCCACGTCTTCGGCTTCTACGTCGCCATGCAGATGCTCGCCTGCCTCCTCCAGGCCACCGGCTGGCCTCCTGTCGTCGCCGTCGTTGGTAACTGGTTCGGCGAGCGGAAGAGAGGGATTATAATGGGAATTTGGAACGCCTACACCTCGGTCGGGAACATGGGCAGCTCGCTACTCGCCGCCAGTGTGCTCCAGTACGGGTGGGGTTGGTCCTTCATTCTTCCGGGGGCTTTGATTGCTCTCGCTGGGGTTCTGGTATTCCTGTTCCTGGCGGCATACCCGGAGGATCTCGGGTTTTCTAGCCCTCGGAAGAAGGCCCAAGTGGCGCGAGATGAGGAGGAGGGTCGAGTGCATGATGGAGGAAGTGAAGGGAGAAGGAGTGCTGTGGGGTTTGTGAAGGCTTGCTTGATCCCTGGAGTGATACCATTCGCACTCTGCCTCTTCTTCGCGAAACTCGTGGCCTATACGTTCTTGTACTGGCTGCCATTTTCCTTAGCCAGTCTGGTAATTGTTCCTATACCTCCCCTGTTTAGATTTCAGCACTGCTACAAAGTTAGTCTTTCTATCAAAGCTGCGATCTTGATTGAGATTCCGTATGCAATGATATGTTCAGTGCATGGGATTGACCAGAGCAGATAA